From the Amycolatopsis thermoflava N1165 genome, one window contains:
- a CDS encoding 3-oxoacyl-ACP reductase, with translation MADRYQQFTKTPIGKFLVPKLGLPNPPVLRRYRPGQPALDGPALFGAAPGGRLEKTVQNQLAAAGITVLTEPAGGDQRYGGLVFDATGITDPAQLREVYLFFHPVIRKIGYCGRVIVLGTPPELADGRERIAQRALEGFVRSVGKELKRGATAQLVYVAPGAEEAAESTLRFVLSAKSAFVDAQVIRVGATGTPSVPAVENWEKPLDGKVALVTGASRGIGAAIAEVLARDGAHVVGLDIPAQGGELSEVANKVGGSALQMDITAADAPDKLAAYLKERHGGVDIVVHNAGITRDKTLGNLTEGAWDAVITVNLAAQLAVNDKLLSEKVLRENGRIIGVSSIAGIAGNVGQTNYGTSKAGVIGMVQDGAPKLAEYGATINAVAPGFIETKMTAAVPLFIREAGRRLSSLGQGGLPVDVAETIAWYANPASAAVNGNVVRVCGQALLGA, from the coding sequence ATGGCCGACCGGTATCAGCAGTTCACCAAGACGCCGATCGGGAAGTTCCTGGTGCCCAAGCTCGGGCTGCCCAACCCGCCGGTGCTGCGCCGCTACCGCCCCGGCCAGCCCGCCCTCGATGGTCCCGCACTTTTCGGCGCCGCGCCCGGTGGACGGCTCGAAAAGACCGTGCAGAACCAGCTCGCGGCGGCCGGTATCACGGTGCTGACCGAGCCCGCGGGCGGCGACCAGCGCTACGGCGGCCTGGTGTTCGACGCCACCGGCATCACCGACCCGGCGCAGCTGCGTGAGGTGTACCTGTTCTTCCACCCGGTGATCCGCAAGATCGGCTACTGCGGCCGGGTCATCGTGCTCGGCACCCCGCCGGAGCTGGCCGACGGCCGGGAGCGGATCGCCCAGCGCGCGCTCGAAGGGTTCGTCCGCTCGGTCGGCAAGGAGCTCAAGCGCGGCGCGACCGCCCAGCTCGTCTACGTCGCGCCCGGCGCGGAGGAGGCCGCCGAGTCGACGCTGCGGTTCGTGCTGTCGGCCAAGTCGGCGTTCGTGGACGCCCAGGTGATCCGCGTCGGCGCCACCGGCACGCCGTCGGTGCCCGCGGTCGAGAACTGGGAGAAGCCGCTCGACGGCAAGGTCGCCCTGGTCACCGGCGCGTCCCGGGGCATCGGCGCGGCGATCGCCGAGGTGCTCGCCCGCGACGGCGCGCACGTGGTCGGCCTGGACATCCCGGCGCAGGGCGGCGAGCTGTCCGAGGTCGCCAACAAGGTCGGCGGTTCCGCGCTGCAGATGGACATCACCGCGGCGGACGCGCCGGACAAGCTCGCCGCCTACCTGAAGGAGCGGCACGGCGGGGTCGACATCGTCGTGCACAACGCGGGCATCACGCGCGACAAGACGCTCGGCAACCTCACCGAGGGCGCCTGGGACGCGGTGATCACCGTGAACCTGGCCGCGCAGCTGGCGGTCAACGACAAGCTGCTGAGCGAGAAGGTGCTCCGCGAGAACGGCCGCATCATCGGCGTTTCGTCGATCGCGGGCATCGCGGGGAACGTGGGCCAGACCAACTACGGCACCAGCAAGGCCGGCGTGATCGGCATGGTGCAGGACGGCGCGCCGAAGCTCGCCGAGTACGGCGCCACCATCAACGCCGTCGCGCCCGGGTTCATCGAGACGAAGATGACCGCGGCGGTCCCGCTGTTCATCCGCGAGGCCGGGCGGCGGCTGTCCAGCCTCGGCCAGGGCGGGCTGCCGGTCGACGTCGCCGAGACGATCGCCTGGTACGCCAACCCGGCGTCGGCCGCGGTCAACGGCAACGTGGTCCGCGTCTGCGGCCAGGCTCTGCTGGGGGCGTGA
- a CDS encoding MaoC family dehydratase, which produces MTVKELREAPKLAPLYAKALLPHSGGGGLPDTEYVRAGVEFDPAHVAAYNQVCGFRLGDELPVTYPHMLAFPLQMALMTQPDFPFSLLGMVHVANRITQRRPVRLTDTGTVRVRAENLRPHEKGRQFDVISEYTTADGPIWTEVSTYLRRGGGEGGGKREQLAAPAPKAIWRVPADIGRRYAEVSGDRNPIHLHPLTAKLFGFPSAIAHGMWTKARVLAAFEGRLPDAYTVDVKFKLPVLLPAKVAFTSWQTGGGCYRGAKRLDEGRRSGGGWAFELWAAKKPKPHLEGTITPPDATPNPR; this is translated from the coding sequence ATGACGGTCAAGGAACTGCGTGAGGCGCCGAAGCTGGCGCCGTTGTACGCCAAGGCGTTGCTGCCGCACAGCGGTGGCGGCGGCCTGCCGGACACCGAGTACGTGCGCGCCGGCGTCGAGTTCGACCCGGCGCACGTGGCGGCCTACAACCAGGTCTGCGGGTTCCGGCTGGGCGACGAGCTGCCGGTGACCTACCCGCACATGCTCGCGTTCCCGCTGCAGATGGCGCTGATGACCCAGCCGGACTTCCCGTTCTCGCTGCTGGGCATGGTGCACGTCGCCAACCGCATCACGCAGCGCCGACCGGTGCGGCTGACCGACACCGGCACGGTGCGGGTGCGCGCGGAGAACCTGCGGCCGCACGAAAAGGGCCGCCAGTTCGACGTGATCAGCGAGTACACCACGGCCGACGGTCCGATTTGGACAGAGGTGAGCACGTACCTGCGGCGTGGCGGCGGCGAGGGCGGCGGGAAGCGCGAGCAGCTCGCGGCGCCCGCACCCAAGGCGATCTGGCGCGTGCCCGCCGACATCGGCCGCCGCTACGCCGAGGTGTCCGGTGACCGCAACCCGATCCACCTGCACCCGCTGACCGCGAAGCTGTTCGGGTTCCCGTCGGCGATCGCGCACGGCATGTGGACGAAGGCGCGGGTTCTCGCCGCGTTCGAGGGCAGGCTGCCGGACGCTTACACGGTGGACGTGAAGTTCAAGCTGCCCGTGCTGCTGCCGGCGAAGGTCGCGTTCACGTCTTGGCAGACGGGTGGCGGGTGTTACCGCGGCGCGAAGCGCCTCGATGAGGGGCGGCGGTCGGGTGGCGGGTGGGCATTCGAGCTGTGGGCGGCGAAGAAGCCGAAGCCGCATCTGGAGGGGACGATCACTCCTCCGGACGCCACACCGAACCCTCGATGA